From Pseudomonadales bacterium:
GTCATCCATTCGGTGGTATCTAAAGTTTCACCCACTTTATCGGCGAGCTGATGAGGAGTTTCGAATACAACAGTCATAGTGATCCTATCTTTTTCTGTGATGGAGTTAGAGCTTGCATCAGCAAAACGTGCGCTGGCGCATAAAATTGATGCGCCATTCTATCAGGCTCGATACTAATCAACAAAATTCGATTAAGCTTGGCGGCACTCACAAGCGAGGTAGCGATATGCGCAATATAATCATCACACTTTGCTTAGGGATGAGCCTTTTTTTAAACCTACCGAAATCTGCAATGGCACTTGGTTTAGGCCCTGCAGAATTACACTCACATTGGGGTGAACCATTAGCCCTAAGCATTCCGATTTATCTGGGCAAGCGTGACAGCATTGATGCCTTGCGCGCGCAACTAGCCGAACCCTCGGTTTGGCAGCAGCTGCAGATTGATTATCGCTTTGCCTATAACTCGATACGTTTTGAACTGACCGATACTGCACCCTATATGCTTAAGCTATCGAGTGAAAAATCCTTTACCGAACCCTTTGTTGAGCTTGTCGTTGCAGTCAGCTCTGCCAGTCAAACGGTAAACCGCAGTCTTACCGTATTGCTTGATCCACCTGAAATTCAAGGTACAATCGCGCACAAATAACTGTATTACAGAATAGGCAGATCATGACACAGCCCATCAAACTGCGCATGTTAACGGTTGCGGAAGGTGAGGAAATTGAATTGATTTTTGATGACCCAGCGATCGAATCGTTGGCTGATATCAGCATTAGCGAAAATCATTTCGGCTCTTTTCTTAAACTGAATATCCAAAAGTCAAAAGCGCCAAGCTCTGATCGCAGCGATTAACGCTTGGCCAAATAACGATCCAGCGCATTGGCAAACTGCTGTTTATCTTTGGCTGAAAACGGTGCTGGGCCACCGCGCATCTCAACCGCTGATGCACGCATGGTTTCCATAAAATCGCGCATATTCAGCCGTTGCTTAATATTTTGCTGATCTAAAGCTTCGCCTCGGGTATTAATAACTACAGCGCCCTTGGCAATAAGCTCAGCAGCCAAGGGGATATCTTGAGTGACAACCAAGTCACCCGCCTTTACCTGTTGCACAATATAATCATCTGCTACGTCGAAGCCCTGCTCTACCTGTCGGCATTGAATCCATGTGGACTTAGGCAGATGCAAGTACTGATTGGCAACAAATATCAGCGGCAGCTGCACACGATTGGCAGCTTTGCATAACACCTCTTTTATCGCCTTAGGGCAGGCATCGGCGTCAACCCAGATCGTCATAAACTATCCTTTTGGTTAAATTTGCACTATTTTATTAAAGATAGCGATGAATAACGACTTTTAAGGCGCGCAATTTGTCGCGGTTTTCCGTATAATCGCCCGCCTTTAACCATACCAGTCTAGCCAAACCGTCATCATAAAGACATTCAATCCAGCCGTGATTGATCAGTGAGGGATTTGATGCGCTCGTGCTAGTTTTTTTATCTTAACTTAGTGTTATTTTACTTAGAGAGCCATCATGTCTGATGATACCGACCTGCCTGCGTTCGACACGCTGGGCCTAGCACAACCTATTTTAACTGCCTTGAACGAGGTTGGTTATGAGCGTCCTTCGCCGATTCAAGCGGCTTGTATTCCACCCTTATTAGATGGCTGTGACATCTTAGGTCAAGCACAAACCGGCACCGGTAAGACCGCAGCCTTTGCGCTGCCGCTGCTTAGCAAACTATTTAGCAATAGTGAATCGCTGGATAAACACACTCGCGTTTTAGTCTTGGCACCCACCCGCGAATTGGCGATCCAAGTGGCAGAAGCCTGTCAGACCTATGCAAAACATCTTGGCAATATTCACGTGATGCCAATTTACGGCGGCCAATCCTACAGCACCCAATTACGGCAATTAAAGCGTGGCGCGCATATTGTAGTTGGCACACCAGGTCGTGTAATGGACCATATGCGTCGCGGTAGCCTCGACCTAGATATGCTTGACACCTTAGTTTTAGATGAAGCCGACGAGATGTTACGCATGGGCTTTATTGACGATGTAGAATGGGTGTTAGAACAAATCCCCGGCAATACACAGATCGCGCTATTTTCAGCAACCATGCCTCGGGAGATTAAAAAAGTCGCCAATAATTACTTAACTGATCCTACGGTCATAAAAATAGCCGCTAAAGAAGCAACCGCGACTACGATTCGGCAACGCTTTTTGCAGATCAATCAAGGGCAAAAATTGGATGCCATGACGCGGATTTTAGAAACCGAGGATTATGACGGCGTGATTACGTTTGTCAGAACGAAGTCGGCTACTACCGAGCTGGCGGATAAGCTGACTGCCCGCGGCTATGCGGCTGAAGCTTTAAATGGCGATATTCCGCAAGAGCGACGTGAAAAAATTGTTAAACAGCTGAAAGCTGGCCGCATTGATATTTTAATTGCTACGGATGTTGTTGCACGTGGTTTAGACGTTGAACGTATCAGCCACGTCATTAATTACGATATTCCCTACGATACTGAAAGCTATGTGCACCGTATTGGCCGAACCGGTCGTGCTGGGCGTGAGGGCGACGCTATCTTATTTGTCACTCACAGAGAACGTCGAATGCTGAAGTCAATTGAGCGAGCGACTAAAAAGCCGATTGATTTAATGCAGCTACCCACGGCTGACGATGTTAATCAGAATCGTATCTTAAAATTTAAACAGCGCATCCAACAAACCTTAGCGACTGAAGACCTTAGCTTTTACCAACAATTAATTGCTGAATTTGAAACCGAAGCCGAAGTCGACCCACTGCGCCTTGCTGCTGCGCTGGCATTTCTCAGCAATGATGGTCAGTCACTGTTGATTAAAGATGAGCCGGCAAGCAAATCTCGGCCATTTGAACAAGATGAGGGCAGAGAGCGACAGCCGCGCAAGGCTAAGGTGGTAAAAACCGAAGCTCAGCCATTAAAAGACCATCCGGATATCACCATGCTGCGTTACTGCCTAGAAGTTGGTTATGCACATGACGTGAAACCGGGCAATATTGTTGGCGCGATTGCCAATGAAGCCGATATCGAGAGTCAGTATATTGGCAATATTGAGATTTATGATGGCTTCTCAACCGTTGATTTACCTGAGGGTATGCCCGAGGATATCTTACAGCTGCTCAGTAAAGCCAGGGTTAAAAATCAGCCAATGAATTTGCATTTATTAGCAGACAGCCATGTATTGAGCCCTGATTATCAGCCACCTGAAGTCAGTCGCCGCCGCGCACCGTCAGGCAATAGCCGAAAGCGCTCTGGCAATGAGGGCAAAAAACGCCGTCCACGCGGCAAAAACTTCCACCAGCGACGTTAAACCGCTTAAACCGAAACAATGGCAGCTGTTGCTTACCCTTATGCTCACCCAACTGCCTTGCGTTTCGATAATGGCTTATGCAATTAAGCATAGGCCAATGATGCTAACGGTTTGGCTGGCTTGGCTTGGCTTGGCTTGGCTAAAAGAGGCTTTCATAGATAAGCAAACAGCCTGCTAAGCCAAGCATGCTGCGGGCTATTTTGATAAATAGCTGTTGATCAATACGTTTAGCAAGCCAGACCCCAAGTACTACCCCAAACCACGCCACCGGCAGTAAAATGACGCTGATTAACCACTGTTCCGACGACCATTGATGATTAAGTGTATAAGGGATAGCCTTGAGCAGGTTGGTGATAGCAAAAAAGCAGGCCGCCGTTCCTAGCCATTGCCGCTTATCGACCTCACGTCCCAGTAAGAAAATGCTCAATGGCGGGCCGCCAGCATGTAATAAGGTACTGGTAACGCCGGCAAGGCCGCCCCAAAAAAAGCCTGCCTTGGCAAAGCGACTCAGAAATTTAGTCAGCGACTGCCAGCATGCAAAGACAATACTCAGCAAGCCGAGGATCCATTGCAGGTGCTCACTGCTTACCTTGCCCAGCATCAAGCCACCAATCGCAATACCACAACAGGCTGCGGGGCAAAGTTGCCACAGCAGCCCTGTATCGATCGCATCGCGATAACTGTATACCGTTTTCGCGTCCATTAGCCATAATAACGGTAACGTTATCGCCGCAGCTAAAGGCACCGGTAAATAGAGCGCCATTAATGGCACTGCCAGAACACCAGCCCCCCCGGCAAGCCCAGATTTTGAAATGCCGGTCAGTAATACGCCAACAATCGTCAACAGCCAGAATGGCCAGGCTGAATAATGAAAAACATCAATTTCCATAGCGTAAAACTTGCCTGATCAAAAATCCTAGTCTAGCTTCAATTTATAACAATAAGATGATGGTGAAGCAGAATGCGCACATACCTTTTGACTTGGTCAAATATTATGCTGACATCGGTAATGATTGCCCGACGCCAGCGTCTTCGCTATACAAGAGACGCTAATCATCCGCTTAGCGCTGATGCGAAAGCTAATCTATTGCCGACATCGCCAGCTGTTAATAAGCAGCAACACAATATTATTGAAATGGACGTTATGCGCTACCATTAGGCTCAGCTTTTTATTTCAGTTTTGCGCTTTAGCGTTTGTTTTTAATGTTTGATTTAGCGTTTGGTTTTCAGCGTTTATCTTTATGTTTAAAGATGGCTGACATTGCTTAATCAGGCGCCTCGCATTCGATTCCGCTGTTATCCAGCTATCGAGATACAATATCAGAGCCATGAATGATTCAAAACCGGTCGACAGCGTGCCAGCTGACTATCGGCAACGACATCAGTAGGTTCAAGCGATTCACGCCCGCCGTCAGCGTAATTAAGGTCAAGCTGACTTAGGCGCAGACAAAATATATCGCTTCGGTCTGACAGCCGTACTACTTGACCAAACATCTGC
This genomic window contains:
- a CDS encoding DEAD/DEAH box helicase; translation: MSDDTDLPAFDTLGLAQPILTALNEVGYERPSPIQAACIPPLLDGCDILGQAQTGTGKTAAFALPLLSKLFSNSESLDKHTRVLVLAPTRELAIQVAEACQTYAKHLGNIHVMPIYGGQSYSTQLRQLKRGAHIVVGTPGRVMDHMRRGSLDLDMLDTLVLDEADEMLRMGFIDDVEWVLEQIPGNTQIALFSATMPREIKKVANNYLTDPTVIKIAAKEATATTIRQRFLQINQGQKLDAMTRILETEDYDGVITFVRTKSATTELADKLTARGYAAEALNGDIPQERREKIVKQLKAGRIDILIATDVVARGLDVERISHVINYDIPYDTESYVHRIGRTGRAGREGDAILFVTHRERRMLKSIERATKKPIDLMQLPTADDVNQNRILKFKQRIQQTLATEDLSFYQQLIAEFETEAEVDPLRLAAALAFLSNDGQSLLIKDEPASKSRPFEQDEGRERQPRKAKVVKTEAQPLKDHPDITMLRYCLEVGYAHDVKPGNIVGAIANEADIESQYIGNIEIYDGFSTVDLPEGMPEDILQLLSKARVKNQPMNLHLLADSHVLSPDYQPPEVSRRRAPSGNSRKRSGNEGKKRRPRGKNFHQRR
- a CDS encoding sulfite exporter TauE/SafE family protein, which produces MEIDVFHYSAWPFWLLTIVGVLLTGISKSGLAGGAGVLAVPLMALYLPVPLAAAITLPLLWLMDAKTVYSYRDAIDTGLLWQLCPAACCGIAIGGLMLGKVSSEHLQWILGLLSIVFACWQSLTKFLSRFAKAGFFWGGLAGVTSTLLHAGGPPLSIFLLGREVDKRQWLGTAACFFAITNLLKAIPYTLNHQWSSEQWLISVILLPVAWFGVVLGVWLAKRIDQQLFIKIARSMLGLAGCLLIYESLF
- a CDS encoding YaiI/YqxD family protein, giving the protein MTIWVDADACPKAIKEVLCKAANRVQLPLIFVANQYLHLPKSTWIQCRQVEQGFDVADDYIVQQVKAGDLVVTQDIPLAAELIAKGAVVINTRGEALDQQNIKQRLNMRDFMETMRASAVEMRGGPAPFSAKDKQQFANALDRYLAKR